GATGCCCTCTCTCCACCAGTACGTCGGCAACCCCCTCCTCACGAAGTTCCTCAACGTCTTCTACGGCGCCGGCGTCAGCGACGCCCACTCCGGCTTTCGGGTCTTCCACCGCGACGTCCTCGACACCCTCGACCTCTCCACCGACGGGATGGAGTTCGCCTCCGAGATGATCATGGACGCCGGCGCGCGCGACCTCACCATCGAGGAGATTCCCATCACCTACCACGAACGCAAGGGCGAGGCGAAACTCGAGAGCTTTCGGGATGGGTGGCGCCACGTCCGCTTCATGCTCCTCAACGCCCCCGGCTACCTCTTCAGCATCCCCGGCACGCTCCTCGGCGTCCTCGGCGTCGCCGTCATGGCGCTCGCCGCGACCGGTCTCGACATCGACGGGGTCTCCTTCGGCCCCCACTCCATGATCGCGGGGTCGCTCCTCACCCTCGTCGGGTATCAGACCGCGAGCATGGGCGTCTTCGCCACCATCGCCGCCGACCCCATCCGCCGCCCGAACGACGCCGTCACCGCCGCCATCGTCGAACACGCCTCCCTCGAACGCGCCGCCACCGTCGGCACCGCCATCGGCGTCGCCGGCGGTGCCTACGCGCTCTGGCTCGTCTACGAGTGGGCGACGAGCGGCTTCAGCACCCTCCCGCTCGTCAGCGCCGACATCGTCGCGTTCACCGCCATCGTTCTCGGCGTTCAGACGGTCTTCGGGGCGTTCTTCATGAGCGCCATCGCCAGCGAGAACTAGCCGCACACCGCCGCTCCAGCCCCTCTTTCGCGAGCGGGACTCGGGTTTTCCTCCGCGCCAATTCGTCCTCGCCAGCGGGAGCGTCGTCCCGTCGTCTCAGCTCGTTCGGACGTCCGTGAACTCGAAGCGCGCGCCGCCGCGCTCGCT
The sequence above is drawn from the Halarchaeum grantii genome and encodes:
- a CDS encoding glycosyltransferase family 2 protein, encoding MSAEYTDATASDVDTGEVDAGDALLLGAESEQDPTVSVIMPTMNEEEGIADCIEMVKRALADSGITAEIILSDDSTDRTPDIAREMGARVVNPDDEGYGYAYRYAFEHARGDYLVIGDADCTYDFEQFPALLQPVVAGEADMVMGSRLEGEIRDGAMPSLHQYVGNPLLTKFLNVFYGAGVSDAHSGFRVFHRDVLDTLDLSTDGMEFASEMIMDAGARDLTIEEIPITYHERKGEAKLESFRDGWRHVRFMLLNAPGYLFSIPGTLLGVLGVAVMALAATGLDIDGVSFGPHSMIAGSLLTLVGYQTASMGVFATIAADPIRRPNDAVTAAIVEHASLERAATVGTAIGVAGGAYALWLVYEWATSGFSTLPLVSADIVAFTAIVLGVQTVFGAFFMSAIASEN